A stretch of Zymoseptoria tritici IPO323 chromosome 1, whole genome shotgun sequence DNA encodes these proteins:
- a CDS encoding uncharacterized protein (Contains predicted signal peptide. Predicted membrane localization. Contains a PsbL Pfam domain. PsbL is a low molecular weight transmembrane protein found in PhotoSystem II.), with the protein MFASLLVAFLLALGHHLFYSHLAGRSSPGGSYDILGTTLSKQRFNTALGTAFAFMVKAFLTLAVAVAYAQQFWRCAKTATSKTRVSTLDTLFSSLHDFTSLFKMHIWFRYPLLFALTLIAWLLPLASIITPATLSVKASEALTTTMAKVPQFDFVSLNFNAGLTYSGNYSYMGPGNLVQRIATAVSVSGEISSIQAPALNSSWELDFYGPSLECNHVTGQERTDIWNNTFNYLNGYPNCYNSYGYISWAQSSYGQGPFLESAGLNTTLLDEALGFGIPGAVYIAAIPALFAHEVDMATHTLTSACAMTTVYRGWTSITNSTDDLPSPESAYFSDATLMKCELHNASYHAEFSYVDGVQKVDVTKGIRPDNSSIIPIEEVYGPQLDDWSQNSTCLTLNTNGTRCFFDPVVVGTLSYQSIAAAFNKLILGTITQVVKVPVSTLEIDSNIGTSVLLNTDELAFISEWHRDGSTESVRPSLQGIVQNGSFAGEFSGLASEGSTGFASQVRTGSRGPLGPAMETLFQNLTISLLSEQFLQPNYSSPFAPPAEVEVTFRPWDNVYVYATTTLWIAYGLAIFFTVVSIGLGLLSIARNGTGFNNDFSTIVRVGRTTTFSEKGNAHDPDAIGDDYPMVGRKSLSGVETAYKPAHARSLTQETIVDSGRSIRSSRASFDNGRERPLSDSRSRRRSPR; encoded by the exons ATGTTCGCAAGCCTACTGGTCGCCTTTCTGCTAGCACTTGGACACCACCTTTTCTACTCGCATTTGGCCGGCCGATCCTCTCCAGGTGGATCCTACGACATCCTTGGGACAACACTATCGAAGCAGCGTTTCAACACCGCGCTTGGCACCGCCTTTGCATTCATGGTGAAAGCTTTCCTTACTTTGGCCGTGGCGGTAGCATACGCCCAGCAATTCTGGCGATGTGCAAAGACGGCGACAAGCAAGACGAGAGTCTCGACCCTGGACACTCTGTTCTCGTCCTTGCACGACTTCACTTCCTTGTTTAAGATGCACATCTGGTTCCGTTATCCTCTGCTCTTTGCCTTGACTTTGATTGCATG GCTCCTCCCATTAGCATCAATCATCACACCAGCGACTCTCTCGGTCAAGGCCTCTGAGGCACTGACAACTACTATGGCCAAAGTTCCGCAATTCGACTTCGTCAGTCTCAACTTCAATGCAGGCTTGACCTATAGTGGTAACTACAGCTACATGGGTCCTGGCAACCTCGTCCAGCGTATTGCCACGGCTGTCTCCGTTTCAGGAGAGATATCTTCGATCCAGGCCCCGGCTCTAAACTCAAGCTGGGAACTGGACTTCTACGGCCCCTCTCTCGAATGCAACCATGTCACCGGCCAGGAGCGAACGGATATCTGGAACAACACGTTCAACTATCTGAACGGCTACCCGAACTGCTACAACTCTTATGGTTACATCTCCTGGGCACAGTCATCTTACGGACAGGGTCCATTTTTGGAGTCCGCTGGCTTGAACACTACTCTCCTCGATGAGGCGCTCGGATTTGGTATACCGGGCGCCGTCTACATCGCTGCTATACCAGCGCTCTTCGCTCATGAGGTGGATATGGCGACGCACACTCTGACATCGGCATGCGCGATGACCACGGTGTACAGAGGATGGACAAGCATTACTAATTCCACGGATGACTTGCCATCACCAGAATCTGCGTACTTTTCTGATGCCACTTTGATGAAATGCGAGCTGCATAATGCTTCATATCATGCCGAGTTCAGCTATGTTGATGGAGTTCAGAAAGTGGATGTGACCAAAGGCATTCGACCGGATAATTCTTCTATCATTCCCATCGAGGAAGTCTATGGGCCGCAACTGGATGACTGGTCACAGAACAGCACATGTCTGACTCTCAACACCAATGGCACTCGATGCTTCTTTGatccggtggtggtgggaaCTCTTTCGTACCAGTCGATTGCTGCCGCGTTCAACAAACTCATTCTGGGCACCATAACGCAGGTCGTGAAAGTCCCGGTTTCAACCCTTGAGATAGACTCGAACATCGGAACCTCTGTACTACTGAACACTGATGAGCTCGCTTTCATCTCGGAGTGGCACCGTGATGGGTCCACGGAGTCTGTTCGACCAAGTCTGCAAGGGATTGTCCAGAACGGAAGCTTCGCAGGAGAGTTCTCAGGTCTCGCAAGTGAAGGCTCAACGGGCTTTGCGAGTCAAGTTCGCACTGGATCCCGTGGACC TCTAGGACCAGCGATGGAAACGCTCTTCCAGAACTTGACGATTAGCCTTTTGAGCGAACAGTTCCTCCA ACCCAACTACTCATCGCCGTTCGCTCCTCCCGCCGAAGTCGAGGTGACTTTCAGGCCGTGGGACAATGTCTACGTATACGCAACCACCACTCTGTGGATTGCATACGGCTTGGCCATATTTTTTACGGTAGTATCCATCGGCCTTGGTCTTCTGTCGATAGCTCGGAACGGCACTGGCTTCAACAACGATTTCTCCACCATTGTCCGCGTAGGACGCACGACCACATTCAGTGAGAAGGGGAATGCCCATGACCCGGATGCTATCGGAGACGATTATCCAATGGTTGGAAGAAAGTCGCTCTCCGGTGTCGAAACGGCCTACAAGCCAGCCCACGCACGATCGTTGACCCAAGAAACGATCGTGGACTCAGGTCGATCCATACGGAGTTCTCGTGCTTCGTTCGACAATGGCAGAGAACGGCCTTTGTCGGATTCCAGGTCTCGCAGGCGATCACCACGTTGA